A single region of the Raphanus sativus cultivar WK10039 chromosome 1, ASM80110v3, whole genome shotgun sequence genome encodes:
- the LOC108856905 gene encoding heat shock factor protein-like, which yields MEEGSLPRMDGDSNGETLVSYYRSILYEMVDDPSTDSIVSWSENGKSFVVGDEVEFRKALLPSWGLGHLGFSQSEKCEYSCPYFMRGQPDLKPSQDNLRKIETDNKGLDSSSLSCYKKMCRLAKKDLPPSLAIRRQPLFIRDVYEMVDDPSTDSVVSWSENGKSFIVWKESEFLGDVLPSRLPFDYKDMTSLTTWFHAIGYSKVEESEHWEYTADYLVRGQPPHP from the exons ATGGAAGAG ggttcaTTACCAAGGATGGATGGTGACAGTAATGGAGAAACCTTGGTCTCTTATTACCGCAGTATACTGTATGAGATGGTGGATGATCCTTCAACAGATTCAATAGTTTCGTGGAGCGAGAACGGCAAGAGTTTCGTCGTTGGGGATGAAGTGGAGTTTAGAAAAGCTCTTCTTCCGAGCTGGGGCCTTGGACACTTAGGCTTTTCGCAATCTGAGAAATGCGAATATTCATGCCCTTATTTTATGAGAGGTCAGCCTGACCTTAAACCGTCGCAAGACAACCTTAGAAAGATTGAGACCGACAACAAg GGCTTGGATAGTAGCAGCCTTTCTTGCTACAAAAAAATGTGTAGGCTTGCGAAGAAGGATCTTCCCCCTTCCTTAGCAATTCGACGCCAACCCCTTTTCATCAGAGACGTGTACGAGATGGTGGATGATCCTTCAACTGATTCAGTTGTCTCGTGGAGTGAGAACGGCAAGAGCTTCATCGTTTGGAAGGAATCTGAGTTCCTCGGAGATGTTCTTCCTAGTCGCTTACCCTTCGATTACAAAGATATGACATCCCTCACCACCTGGTTTCATGCCATTGGCTATAGTAAAGTTGAAGAATCTGAGCATTGGGAATACACAGCCGATTATTTGGTCAGAGGCCAGCCTCCCCACCCATAG